The following are encoded in a window of Hemiscyllium ocellatum isolate sHemOce1 chromosome 35, sHemOce1.pat.X.cur, whole genome shotgun sequence genomic DNA:
- the LOC132832471 gene encoding uncharacterized protein LOC132832471, producing MSQGETVVIEQATLGRPFQLGMLYDCRSDCLIPGITLWELEKLQPHVRSQRNTEFHIIASDSTDSKASALNVDGSLKASFLCGLVEVAGSAKYLNDTKRSRQQARVTLQYRATTRFEQLTMSHLGLQNITYPNVFDEGTATHVVTAVLYGAQAFFVFDQEISATENLQDIQGHLEGIVKKIPTIAIEGQISLEMTEEQISNAQEFSCTFHGDFFLENNPTTFQDAVKIYTTLPKLLGDDGEHAVPMRVWLYPLNKLDSKAAQLVRDISIGLLNDCQSVLEQLSETVIRCNDMMRDSVTVQFPEIRDKILKFREMCREYRLVFQKALSSVLPSIRGGGEEEGSLVNILKNKEQSPFKHQALSKWLDDKEREMNVVRSYLMILKDIHTVKSRSELDREVLDPETENMVCLTFTSLQQEDFYLSEADSYLQSHTAAKMQIPDPANQVSAEHHNQQWFHSVSVSQKMRELSRLFLDFATANRAQGKTKFIAASVQDDSNVGASIYLYEGGFVVNHCFTPPSQPERPVVSGTSHDSVTLQLQPPRHGAGETVGYRVEYRNIQQEEWKTVDTPDKSESITIPGLQPHQEYRFQYRAVTKVGVSKASESSQVTTRPTSPPGKPLTLKIYWCDVSLTWDRPTEIGAGVNIVQYRIEYREGKAGPSSTENALWEEIKTTDSECCYTLKGLKPNTSYRVRVSADCGEGGSSEPSEEGLIQTENQPKRLAVKLLRECTLTARGTPPIYTLPLQKKVLDVAGHLVKCSFGKPTGKHSVRTIIVLGGKGAGKTTFINGMVNYILGVGWEDNFRYKLIDEGTGRSQAESQTSSITAYELHHRVGFQIDYSVTIIDTPGFGDTRGITRDKLLTDQIREFFTSPDGVDQIDAVCFVAQASLAHLTNTQKYVFDSILSIFGKDIADNIRILVTFADGQVPPVLEAINVAEIPCPKDKKGFPVHFKFNNSAIFAQRPAPGNSVNKRDPDGSSEEEEDSDTFDAMFWKMGSNNMRKFFSALSKMETKSLHLTKEVLRERQQLEAAIEGLQPQIQMGLTKLEEIRKTQQALNQLQLDLDANKDFEYEVEITVPVKINISGTGNYITNCQKCFITCHYPCSIPNDDGKIECSAMNQHGYCTVCPGKCIWSVHFNQKYRFEYETKKEKITYAGLKEKYEKASGEKVKQQKLMKKLQQELADVQDVVLELIETSSQCILRLEEIALRPNTLSTPEYIDLLIQSEKEVAKPGFRERIQSLNTVKQQAELMAKIARNEELLPTKHKGKAADAK from the exons ATGAGTCAAGGAGAAACAGTGGTGATAGAGCAGGCAACTTTGGGCCGTCCTTTCCAACTGGGAATGCTGTACGACTGCCGATCCGACTGTCTGATCCCAG GGATCACACTGTGGGAATTAGAGAAATTGCAACCTCATGTACGCTCTCAGCGTAACACCGAGTTTCATATCATTGCATCTGACTCCACTGATTCAAAAGCCTCTGCACTGAATGTGGATGGATCATTGAAAGCAAGTTTCTTGTGCGGTTTGGTGGAAGTGGCAGGATCAGCGAAATATCTCAATGACACAAAGAGATCGAGGCAACAAGCCCGGGTGACCCTTCAGTACCGAGCAACAACCAGGTTTGAGCAGCTGACAATGAGCCACTTGGGGCTGCAGAATATAACCTACCCGAATGTGTTTGATGAGGGGACAGCAACTCACGTGGTTACAGCAGTGCTGTACGGGGCTCAGGCTTTCTTTGTGTTTGATCAAGAGATCTCTGCAACAGAGAACCTACAGGACATTCAGGGTCACCTGGAGGGGATAGTTAAAAAGATTCCAACTATTGCAATCGAGGGTCAGATCTCCCTAGAAATGACAGAGGAACAAATATCCAATGCCCAGGAATTCAGCTGCACATTTCATGGGGATTTCTTCCTGGAAAACAATCCTACCACATTCCAAGATGCTGTCAAAATCTACACAACCCTCCCAAAgttactgggagatgatggagagCACGCAGTGCCCATGAGGGTCTGGCTCTACCCACTCAACAAACTGGACTCCAAAGCTGCTCAGCTGGTACGGGACATAAGTATTGGATTGCTCAATGACTGCCAGTCTGTGCTGGAGCAGCTCAGTGAGACAGTGATCAGATGTAATGATATGatgagagacagtgtcactgtTCAATTTCCAGAAATCAGGGACAAGATACTGAAATTCCGAGAGATGTGTCGAGAATACAGGCTGGTTTTCCAGAAAGCTTTATCCAGTGTGTTACCATCTATCCgtggaggtggggaggaggaagggtcactggtgAATATTCTGAAGAACAAGGAACAGTCACCATTCAAACACCAGGCACTGAGCAAATGGCTGGATGACAAGGAGCGGGAAATGAATGTGGTGAGATCATATCTCATGATATTGAAAGATATTCACACAGTGAAATCAAGGAGTGAGTTGGATCGTGAAGTATTGGATCCAGAGACAGAGAATATGGTCTGTCTCACATTCACATCACTGCAGCAAGAGGATTTCTATCTGTCAGAAGCAGACAGCTACCTACAGTCTCACACAGCTGCGAAAATGCAGATACCAGATCCTGCTAACCAGGTCAGTGCAGAACATCATAACCAGCAGTGGTTTCACTCAGTATCTGTATCCCAGAAGATGAGGGAGCTGTCTCGCTTATTCCTGGATTTTGCCACAGCGAACAGAGCACAAGGGAAAACCAAGTTCATTGCTGCGTCTGTGCAGGATGACAGTAATGTGGGAGCATCGATTTACCTGTATGAGGGAGGGTTTGTGGTGAATCACTGCTTCACACCCCCATCACAACCGGAGAGACCTGTGGTCAGTGGAACATCACATGACAGTGTGACTCTCCAATTACAGCCACCGAGACACGGTGCTGGGGAGACTGTTGGGTACAGGGTGGAATACCGAAACATCCAACAGGAGGAATGGAAAACTGTGGATACTCCTGATAAATCTGAATCCATCACAATTCCTGGGTTGCAGCCACATCAGGAATATCGATTCCAATACAGAGCAGTGACCAAGGTTGGGGTCAGCAAGGCCAGTGAGAGTTCCCAGGTCACCACACGGCCTACAAGCCCACCTGGTAAACCTTTAACACTCAAGATTTACTGGTGTGATGTATCACTCACCTGGGACAGGCCAACTGAGATTGGAGctggtgttaatattgttcaGTACAGGATCGAATATAGAGAAGGAAAGGCAGGTCCCTCCAGCACAGAgaatgcattgtgggaggaaataaaGACAACAGACAGTGAATGTTGTTATACTTTAAAGGGATTGAAACCCAACACCTCCTACAGAGTGCGAGTGTCTGCTGACTGTGGAGAAGGAGGTTCGAGTGAACCAAGTGAGGAGGGTTTAATACAAACAGAGAATCAGCCAAAGAGACTGGCTGTGAAACTTCTCAGAGAATGTACATTAACAGCCAGGGGGACCCCTCCCATTTACACACTGCCCTTACAGAAGAAGGTACTTGATGTGGCtggacaccttgtaaaatgctcCTTTGGAAAACCCACTGGAAAACACAGTGTGAGGACAATCATAGTTCTTGgaggaaaaggagcaggaaaaacaacCTTCATCAATGGGATGGTCAACTACATCCTGGGTGTGGGATGGGAGGACAACTTCAGATACAAATTAATTGATGAAGGGACAGGAAGATCCCAGGCTGAAAGTCAGACATCATCAATCACTGCCTATGAACTGCACCATCGAGTAGGATTCCAGATTGATTACTCTGTCACTATCATCGACACTCCAGGATTCGGAGATACCAGGGGGATAACCCGAGATAAATTGCTCACTGATCAGATCCGAGAGTTCTTCACTTCCCCAGATGGTGTTGATCAGATCGATGCCGTGTGTTTTGTTGCTCAGGCCTCTTTGGCTCATCTGACCAATACACAGAAATATGTCTTTGATTCAATTCTTTCCATTTTTGGTAAAGATATTGCAGACAACATCCGAATCCTGGTGACATTTGCTGATGGGCAGGTTCCCCCTGTTCTGGAGGCCATCAATGTTGCTGAGATACCGTGTCCCAAAGATAAAAAAGGTTTCCCAGTTCAtttcaagttcaacaattcagCCATATTTGCTCAAAGACCAGCTCCTGGTAACTCTGTCAACAAGAGGGACCCTGATGGTAGCAGTGAGGAGGAGGAAGATAGCGATACCTTTGATGCAATGTTCTGGAAGATGGGATCAAACAATATGAGGAAATTCTTTTCAGCTCTGAGCAAAATGGAAACAAAGAGCTTACATTTGACAAaggaggtcctgagggagcgtcAGCAGCTGGAGGCTGCGATAGAGGGATTACAGCCACAAATCCAAATGggtttgaccaaactggaggagattagGAAGACACAACAAGCTTTGAACCAACTCCAGCTCGATCTGGATGCAAATAAAGATTTTGAGTATGAGGTAGAAATCACAGTTCCGGTGAAGATCAATATCAGTGGGACCGGTAATTACATCACCAACTGTCAGAAATGCTTCATCACCTGTCACTATCCCTGTAGCATTCCTAATGATGATGGTAAAATAGAATGTTCAGCAATGAACCAGCACGGATACTGCACAGTCTGTCCAGGTAAATGTATCTGGTCTGTTCATTTCAACCAAAAGTACAGATTTGAATATGAAaccaaaaaggagaaaataacatACGCAGGGCTGAAGGAAAAATATGAAAAGGCATCTGGTGAAAAGGTAAAACAGCAGAAACTCATGAAGAAGCTTCAGCAGGAGTTAGCGGATGTGCAGGATGTGGTGTTGGAGTTGATTGAAACATCGTCTCAGTGCATTTTAAGACTTGAGGAAATAGCTCTCAGACCAAACACATTGTCAACCCCAGAATACATTGATCTGCTGATTCAATCTGAGAAAGAGGTGGCAAAGCCTGGGTTCAGGGAGAGGATCCAGTCACTGAATACAGTCAAACAACAGGCTGAGCTCATGGCAAAAATAGCCAGGAACGAGGAGCTGTTACCAACCAAACACAAAGGCAAAGCTGCAGATGCAAAGTAA